One region of Choristoneura fumiferana chromosome 3, NRCan_CFum_1, whole genome shotgun sequence genomic DNA includes:
- the LOC141426261 gene encoding uncharacterized protein isoform X1, whose product MFLFPEVKRSSKTRLWLSARRKKKGPARHKKENINPNSTLGTGEHASEQSDSDNNTDPPPQPLNLSSTLGTGEHASEQSDSDNNTDPPPQFQNFSRNLSPSTPSSTPSLQIELDHDSNEEVVRKMTGRRIFNVQYLFEQMKAVDHSPFNCSFKDMDFVKESRIGFQSTFLFKCKMCGKKRSI is encoded by the exons atgttcttgtttccagaagtgaaaagatcatcgaagacaagattatggttatcggctcgtaggaaaaaaaaaggaccggctcgtcataaaaaagaaaacattaatcctaatag tacgcttggcaccggagagcatgccagtgagcagtctgatagtgataacaataccgatcctccacctcaacctctaaatttaagcag tacgcttggcaccggagagcatgccagtgagcagtctgatagtgataacaataccgatcctccgcctcaatttcaaaattttagcag aaatttgagtccgagtactccgtcctcgacaccatcattacaaattgaacttgatcatgatagcaatgaggaagtcgtacgtaaaatgacaggtcgacgaattttcaatgttcaatatttatttgaacaaatgaaggctgtggatcatagtccatttaattgcagctttaaagatatggattttgtgaaggagtcgagaatcggattccagtcaacttttcttttcaaatgcaaaatgtgtggcaaaaaaagaagcatttaa
- the LOC141426261 gene encoding uncharacterized protein isoform X2 produces MDKQEVKRSSKTRLWLSARRKKKGPARHKKENINPNSTLGTGEHASEQSDSDNNTDPPPQPLNLSSTLGTGEHASEQSDSDNNTDPPPQFQNFSRNLSPSTPSSTPSLQIELDHDSNEEVVRKMTGRRIFNVQYLFEQMKAVDHSPFNCSFKDMDFVKESRIGFQSTFLFKCKMCGKKRSI; encoded by the exons atggataaacagg aagtgaaaagatcatcgaagacaagattatggttatcggctcgtaggaaaaaaaaaggaccggctcgtcataaaaaagaaaacattaatcctaatag tacgcttggcaccggagagcatgccagtgagcagtctgatagtgataacaataccgatcctccacctcaacctctaaatttaagcag tacgcttggcaccggagagcatgccagtgagcagtctgatagtgataacaataccgatcctccgcctcaatttcaaaattttagcag aaatttgagtccgagtactccgtcctcgacaccatcattacaaattgaacttgatcatgatagcaatgaggaagtcgtacgtaaaatgacaggtcgacgaattttcaatgttcaatatttatttgaacaaatgaaggctgtggatcatagtccatttaattgcagctttaaagatatggattttgtgaaggagtcgagaatcggattccagtcaacttttcttttcaaatgcaaaatgtgtggcaaaaaaagaagcatttaa